A single genomic interval of Vicia villosa cultivar HV-30 ecotype Madison, WI unplaced genomic scaffold, Vvil1.0 ctg.000605F_1_1, whole genome shotgun sequence harbors:
- the LOC131629783 gene encoding aspartic proteinase Asp1-like: MKSEKLGFCLVLLLLSSSTCLAWFGSSKHKTSTANQQSSSSSPSYLNRFRSGSSVVFPVHGNVYPVGFYNVTLNIGYPPRPYFLDIDTGSDLTWLQCDAPCSRCSQTPHPLYRPSNDLVPCRHPLCASVHQTENYDCEVQHQCDYEVEYADYYSSLGVLVNDVYVLNFTNGVQLKVRMGLGCGYDQIFPESSYHPVDGMLGLGRGKSSLVSQLSSQGLIRNVVGHCLSAQGGGYIFFGDVYDSSRLTWTPMSSNDHKHYSAGPAELVFGGKKTGCGNLLAVFDTGSSYTYFNSNTYQALISWLAKELAGKPLQEAPEDQTLPLCWSGKRPFRSVYDVKKYFKPIAFNFPGCGRTKAQFEIPPEAYLIISNMGNVCLGILNGSEVGMEDLNLIGDMSMLDKVMVFDNEKQLIGWAPTDCNRVPKSRDISI, encoded by the exons ATGAAATCAGAGAAATTGGGATTCTGTCTTGTTCTACTCTTGTTGAGTTCATCTACTTGTTTAGCTTGGTTTGGTAGTAGTAAACACAAAACTTCAACTGCAAATCAacaatcctcatcatcatcaccttcgTATTTGAACCGTTTTCGTTCTGGCTCATCCGTCGTGTTCCCGGTTCACGGAAATGTTTACCCTGTTGG GTTTTATAATGTGACTCTCAACATTGGGTATCCACCAAGGCCATATTTTCTTGATATTGACACGGGTAGCGACCTAACATGGCTTCAATGTGACGCCCCTTGCTCCCGTTGCTCTCAG acgcccCATCCGCTTTACCGGCCTAGCAATGACTTAGTCCCGTGCAGGCATCCCCTCTGTGCATCCGTGCATCAGACGGAGAACTATGACTGTGAAGTCCAGCATCAGTGTGACTATGAAGTTGAGTATGCAGATTATTACTCATCCCTTGGTGTACTAGTCAATGATGTCTATGTTCTCAACTTTACAAATGGAGTCCAACTTAAAGTTCGTATGGGACTTGG ATGTGGATATGATCAGATTTTTCCAGAATCTTCCTACCACCCTGTAGATGGTATGCTTGGCCTTGGCAGGGGAAAATCTAGCTTGGTATCACAGTTGAGTAGTCAGGGTTTgataagaaatgtggttggacaCTGTTTGAGTGCACAAGGAGGAGGATACATCTTCTTTGGAGATGTTTATGATTCGTCTCGATTGACTTGGACTCCAATGTCATCGAATGATCA CAAACATTACTCGGCAGGGCCAGCTGAACTCGTTTTTGGAGGGAAGAAGACCGGGTGTGGAAATCTTTTAGCTGTTTTTGACACTGGGAGCTCTTACACTTACTTCAACTCCAACACTTATCAAGCACTAATTTCTTGG TTGGCAAAAGAATTAGCTGGAAAGCCTCTACAAGAAGCACCTGAAGACCAAACTCTCCCTCTATGTTGGTCTGGAAAAAGACCTTTTAGAAGTGTATATGACGTCAAAAAATACTTCAAGCCTATTGCATTCAATTTCCCAGGCTGTGGGAGAACAAAAGCCCAATTTGAAATTCCTCCTGAAGCATACCTGATTATATCA AACATGGGCAATGTTTGCTTGGGCATTCTAAACGGCTCTGAAGTAGGAATGGAGGATCTGAACCTAATCGGAG ACATGTCCATGCTAGACAAAGTGATGGTATTTGACAATGAGAAGCAGTTGATTGGCTGGGCACCAACAGATTGTAACCGAGTTCCAAAATCCCGAGATATCAGCATTTGA